One genomic segment of Mycolicibacterium psychrotolerans includes these proteins:
- a CDS encoding helix-turn-helix domain-containing protein: MSNTFAARLNRLFDTVYPPGRGPHTSAEVIAALKAEGVTMSAPYLSQLRSGNRTNPSVATMAALANFFRIKPAYFTDDEYYEKLDKELTLLAGMRDEGVRRIAARTVGLSAEAKQDIVQKVDELRRKENLQD; the protein is encoded by the coding sequence ATGAGCAACACGTTTGCCGCTCGACTGAACCGCTTGTTCGACACCGTTTACCCGCCAGGACGTGGCCCACACACTTCGGCCGAGGTGATCGCGGCACTCAAGGCCGAGGGGGTGACCATGTCGGCGCCCTATCTGTCCCAGTTGCGTTCCGGCAACCGCACCAACCCGTCCGTGGCGACCATGGCCGCGCTTGCCAACTTCTTCCGAATCAAGCCCGCCTACTTCACCGACGACGAGTACTACGAGAAGCTCGACAAGGAGCTGACGCTGCTCGCCGGGATGCGTGACGAGGGCGTTCGCCGCATCGCGGCACGCACGGTGGGCTTGTCCGCCGAGGCGAAGCAGGACATCGTGCAGAAGGTCGACGAGCTGCGCCGCAAGGAGAACCTGCAGGATTAG
- a CDS encoding glycerophosphodiester phosphodiesterase yields MSSGGTSDGHPFVVAHRGASADRPEHTRAAYERALDEGADAVECDVRLTRDGHLVCVHDRRLDRTSTGSGLVSEMTLGQLRELDYGAWHPSWRPDGSHGDTGLLTLDDLVSLVMDWNRPVKMFIETKHPVRYGALVESKVLALLHRYGIASPASADLSRAVVMSFSAAAVWRIRRAAPLLPTVLLGETSRYLGGGAATTVGATAVGPSIATLRAHPELVDRAAAQGRALYCWTVDHYEDVQYCRDLGVAWIATNHPGRTKDWLQNGLTGAGRD; encoded by the coding sequence ATGAGTTCCGGCGGGACGTCCGACGGCCACCCCTTCGTGGTGGCCCACCGCGGCGCCTCCGCCGACCGGCCGGAGCACACCCGGGCGGCCTACGAGCGGGCCCTCGACGAGGGCGCCGACGCGGTGGAATGTGATGTCCGGCTGACCCGCGACGGCCATCTGGTGTGCGTGCACGACCGTCGACTGGACCGGACGTCGACCGGTTCGGGCCTGGTCAGCGAGATGACGCTGGGGCAGCTTCGCGAGCTCGACTACGGCGCGTGGCATCCCAGCTGGCGTCCGGACGGCAGCCACGGCGACACGGGTCTGCTGACCCTCGACGACCTGGTGTCGCTGGTCATGGACTGGAACCGGCCGGTGAAGATGTTCATCGAGACCAAGCACCCGGTGCGCTACGGCGCCCTCGTGGAGAGCAAGGTGCTGGCGCTGCTGCACCGGTACGGGATCGCGTCGCCGGCATCGGCGGATCTGTCCCGCGCCGTGGTGATGTCGTTCTCCGCGGCCGCGGTATGGCGGATCCGACGCGCCGCCCCGCTGCTGCCGACGGTGTTGCTCGGGGAGACCTCCCGCTACCTCGGCGGCGGCGCGGCCACCACGGTGGGCGCGACGGCGGTCGGCCCGTCGATCGCCACGCTGCGCGCGCATCCGGAGCTGGTGGACCGGGCGGCGGCCCAGGGCCGCGCCTTGTACTGCTGGACCGTCGACCACTACGAGGACGTGCAGTACTGCCGCGACCTCGGCGTGGCATGGATCGCGACGAATCATCCTGGGCGCACCAAGGATTGGCTGCAGAACGGACTGACGGGGGCGGGTCGCGACTAG
- a CDS encoding rhodanese-like domain-containing protein, whose translation MDDTGVPQAAIEQVPSAFDDADDARVLLDVREDDEWRAGHAPGARHIPMSDVPARMAEIPADAELFVVCHAGGRSQRVAQYLARNGYRPVNVSGGMLAWAGAGRPVVTDDGGTGAV comes from the coding sequence ATGGACGACACCGGTGTGCCACAGGCGGCGATCGAACAGGTGCCGTCGGCGTTCGACGACGCCGACGACGCCCGGGTGCTTCTCGACGTGCGAGAGGACGACGAGTGGCGTGCCGGGCACGCGCCCGGCGCACGCCACATCCCGATGAGCGACGTCCCCGCCCGGATGGCGGAGATCCCGGCGGACGCCGAGCTGTTCGTCGTCTGTCACGCCGGGGGCCGCTCGCAGCGGGTCGCCCAGTATCTGGCCCGCAACGGCTACCGCCCTGTCAACGTCAGCGGCGGCATGCTCGCCTGGGCCGGTGCCGGCCGGCCGGTGGTGACCGACGACGGCGGGACGGGTGCGGTCTGA
- a CDS encoding LCP family protein, translating to MTDKRPPVPGPVPPPPPRGHPPRREPPQSLRRDPHYRPPGPVWPPNPPTPPRRGVQPPPPARPPRPSTPPPPPPPRARRPAPPPPPPAPRRARRVRRWLRLVPVILLVMCLAAVGVGAWIDTSLRRIPALADYAERPAQGAGTTWLLVGSDSRSDLTPEQQADLATGGDLGNSRTDTILLVHLPGLGSGTPATMVSIPRDSYVPIPGYDSDKINAAFSLGGPPLLTQTVEEATGLRIDHYAEIGFGGFAGLVDAVGGVTVCPTEPISDPLAGIDLPAGCQHVDGRQALGFVRSRATPRADLDRMANQRAFMSTLVQRAVSPSVLLNPLRWYPMASAAADTVTVDDGDHIWDLARLGWALRGDMQNITVPIGEFGENGSGSIVVWDSDAAQQLFSALASDAPIPQDVLDAANP from the coding sequence GTGACCGACAAGCGGCCGCCTGTCCCGGGGCCGGTTCCACCACCGCCGCCGCGGGGACATCCGCCCCGACGCGAGCCGCCGCAGTCGCTCCGGCGCGATCCGCACTACCGGCCCCCAGGACCGGTGTGGCCGCCGAATCCGCCGACACCGCCGCGCCGCGGGGTGCAACCTCCTCCGCCGGCCCGACCGCCCCGGCCGTCCACGCCGCCGCCCCCACCGCCCCCGCGCGCCCGTCGGCCTGCGCCGCCACCTCCCCCACCCGCGCCGCGCCGCGCACGCCGCGTGCGGCGGTGGCTGCGTCTGGTGCCGGTGATCCTGCTGGTGATGTGCCTGGCCGCGGTGGGCGTCGGCGCCTGGATCGACACGTCGCTGCGGCGCATCCCCGCACTCGCCGACTACGCCGAGCGGCCTGCGCAGGGTGCCGGGACGACGTGGCTGCTGGTCGGCTCCGACAGCCGCTCGGACCTGACCCCCGAACAACAGGCCGACCTGGCCACCGGCGGAGACCTCGGCAACAGCCGCACCGACACGATCCTGCTGGTGCACCTGCCTGGTCTGGGGTCGGGCACCCCGGCCACGATGGTCTCGATCCCGCGCGACTCCTACGTCCCGATCCCCGGCTACGACAGCGACAAGATCAACGCCGCGTTCTCCCTCGGCGGTCCCCCGCTACTCACCCAGACGGTCGAGGAGGCCACCGGCCTGCGGATCGACCACTACGCCGAGATCGGCTTCGGCGGCTTCGCGGGCCTCGTCGACGCGGTCGGCGGCGTCACCGTCTGCCCCACCGAGCCGATCAGCGACCCGCTGGCTGGCATCGACCTGCCCGCGGGCTGTCAGCACGTCGACGGCCGGCAGGCCCTCGGCTTCGTCCGCAGCCGGGCCACCCCACGCGCGGACCTCGACCGGATGGCCAACCAGCGCGCGTTCATGTCGACGCTCGTGCAACGGGCCGTCAGCCCGTCGGTGCTGCTGAACCCGTTGCGGTGGTACCCGATGGCGAGCGCCGCGGCGGACACGGTCACCGTCGACGACGGCGACCATATCTGGGATCTGGCGCGGCTGGGCTGGGCGCTGCGCGGTGACATGCAGAACATCACCGTGCCGATCGGGGAGTTCGGCGAGAACGGTTCGGGCTCGATCGTCGTGTGGGACAGCGACGCCGCCCAGCAGCTGTTCTCGGCCCTGGCCTCCGACGCCCCGATTCCCCAGGACGTGCTCGACGCGGCCAACCCGTAG
- a CDS encoding ImmA/IrrE family metallo-endopeptidase, with protein sequence MPASRRVTRAVSEVLDLAPRRGEVSVPRLVEAVSVHRHRPIELTSGDLPPGVCGQWRQYADRDVFLIQQGLPAWDRTLAHELGHLVLGHEGIPVTQAARDSTEVASSELIGYMLNQRTGCMGPNGEDAEQEAEDFAALLIYRLGRLPSDRSSIVQVRLGEAFG encoded by the coding sequence ATGCCTGCGAGCCGGCGCGTCACCCGCGCGGTCAGTGAGGTGCTCGATCTGGCCCCGCGCCGGGGCGAAGTCTCGGTGCCCCGGCTGGTCGAGGCGGTCAGCGTCCACCGCCACCGGCCCATCGAGCTCACCTCCGGCGACCTGCCGCCCGGCGTGTGCGGGCAGTGGCGCCAGTACGCCGACCGCGACGTGTTCCTCATCCAGCAGGGCCTGCCCGCGTGGGACCGCACGCTGGCTCACGAACTGGGCCACCTCGTGCTCGGGCACGAGGGCATCCCCGTCACGCAGGCGGCCCGGGACAGCACCGAGGTGGCCAGCTCGGAACTGATCGGTTACATGCTCAACCAGCGCACCGGGTGCATGGGACCCAACGGGGAGGACGCCGAGCAGGAGGCCGAGGACTTCGCCGCCCTGCTCATCTACCGGCTGGGCCGGCTGCCGTCCGACCGGTCCTCGATCGTGCAGGTACGTCTCGGAGAGGCGTTTGGTTGA
- a CDS encoding DUF4328 domain-containing protein, whose protein sequence is MIQVCSQCGTRWNVRDRQRVWCPRCRGTLLAPGSPASSPEWSRRRTGPAQRAPGPALPSGFRWVAVRPGTPPPPRRPRRALGPTPRYATIPRWGLVEHFETPTEERPVRTGPSLNAVRMTLVTTAAVLAAAAFVHLIRYVLLIINRTVLLNPWVAGLATWGGVAASVVAIFMVVASALLLTNWLVARRAAAYAHHRHEDPRPSWALRAGCLVPLVNLAWAPVFVLELAHVEDRQRWMGRPIVVWWVVWIASTAVSLFSIATSFTTDPQGIADNTVTTIVAYLFAAAAVLLVLQVFLGFERQPVERPSKRWVMVAATGPGETKADDPARAVEPEGQNPAA, encoded by the coding sequence ATGATCCAGGTGTGCTCCCAGTGCGGGACGCGGTGGAACGTGCGCGACCGGCAGCGGGTGTGGTGTCCGCGATGCCGGGGCACGCTGCTCGCGCCCGGGAGCCCAGCCTCGTCACCCGAGTGGAGCCGTCGCCGGACCGGACCTGCACAGCGCGCGCCGGGACCGGCACTGCCGTCGGGCTTCCGCTGGGTCGCGGTCCGGCCGGGCACCCCGCCCCCGCCGCGGCGTCCCCGTCGCGCGCTCGGCCCGACACCGCGCTACGCCACGATTCCGCGCTGGGGTCTGGTCGAACACTTCGAGACGCCCACCGAGGAGCGGCCGGTCCGCACCGGCCCGTCGCTGAACGCGGTCCGGATGACGCTCGTGACGACGGCCGCGGTGCTCGCGGCGGCCGCTTTCGTCCACCTCATCCGGTACGTGCTGCTCATCATCAACCGCACCGTGCTGCTCAATCCGTGGGTGGCCGGCCTCGCCACGTGGGGAGGAGTCGCGGCCAGCGTCGTGGCGATCTTCATGGTCGTGGCCAGTGCGCTGCTGTTGACGAACTGGCTGGTCGCCCGGCGGGCCGCTGCGTACGCACATCATCGCCACGAGGACCCGAGGCCGTCGTGGGCGCTGCGCGCCGGCTGCCTGGTGCCGCTGGTCAACCTGGCGTGGGCGCCGGTGTTCGTTCTCGAGCTCGCCCATGTCGAGGACCGGCAGCGGTGGATGGGCCGGCCGATCGTGGTGTGGTGGGTGGTGTGGATCGCCAGCACCGCGGTGTCGCTGTTCTCCATCGCCACCAGCTTCACCACGGATCCGCAGGGCATCGCCGACAACACGGTGACCACGATCGTGGCCTATCTGTTCGCCGCGGCCGCAGTGCTGCTGGTCCTGCAGGTGTTCCTGGGCTTCGAGCGCCAGCCCGTGGAGCGGCCGTCCAAGCGCTGGGTCATGGTCGCCGCAACCGGTCCCGGGGAGACGAAAGCCGACGATCCTGCGCGTGCGGTTGAGCCCGAAGGGCAGAACCCGGCAGCATAA
- a CDS encoding DUF2470 domain-containing protein, translating into MTALAPTAPSTAERIRSACARAGGAMIAVDGIDPATTPVHHLLCDGSFAVTVPSAGMLAGRVVSAGAAGVQAVLEMTDYAPIALREPVRSLVWVRGRLRDVADRDISGLLDLIAASDPNPALLQVHSEESRYALLRLEIESVVAADSTGAESVAVGDLLAARPDPFCAMESCWLRHLESEHRDVVDRLASRLPGSLRRGRVRPLGLDRYGVALRVESDAGDHDVRLPFAAPVNDVTGLSRAIRVLMGCPFLNGLRARRV; encoded by the coding sequence ATGACTGCACTTGCACCGACGGCCCCCTCGACGGCCGAGCGGATCCGCAGCGCGTGCGCACGGGCCGGCGGCGCCATGATCGCCGTCGACGGCATCGACCCCGCGACCACCCCCGTGCACCACCTGCTCTGCGACGGGTCGTTCGCCGTCACCGTGCCGTCCGCGGGCATGCTCGCCGGGCGGGTCGTCTCCGCCGGCGCGGCCGGCGTGCAGGCGGTGCTGGAGATGACCGACTACGCGCCGATCGCGCTGCGCGAACCGGTGCGCTCGCTGGTGTGGGTCCGGGGGCGGTTGCGCGACGTCGCCGACCGCGACATCAGCGGGCTGCTCGACCTCATCGCCGCCTCGGACCCGAATCCCGCTCTGCTGCAGGTCCATTCCGAGGAGAGCCGGTATGCGTTGCTGCGGCTGGAGATCGAGTCGGTGGTCGCCGCCGACTCCACCGGCGCAGAGTCCGTCGCGGTCGGCGACCTGCTGGCCGCGCGCCCGGACCCGTTCTGCGCGATGGAGTCCTGCTGGCTGCGGCATCTGGAGTCCGAACATCGCGACGTCGTCGACCGGCTCGCCAGCCGGCTGCCCGGTAGCCTGCGGCGCGGCCGGGTGCGTCCGCTCGGCCTCGACCGGTACGGGGTCGCGCTGCGGGTGGAATCCGACGCCGGCGACCACGACGTGCGATTGCCGTTCGCCGCGCCGGTGAACGACGTGACCGGGCTCAGCCGGGCGATCCGGGTGCTGATGGGCTGCCCGTTCCTCAACGGTCTGCGCGCCCGACGCGTCTGA
- the sodN gene encoding superoxide dismutase, Ni: MLHRLFANATPAHAHCDLYCGVYDPAQAKIEALSCLKTIQKYHDSDDEHFKTRAIIIKERQAEEVKHHLMVLWADFFTKDHFEQFPNLHQLFWDGVHGAGDVKKSLDAAVAEKLLKTIDEIADIFWQTDKGKQMGVYPPA, encoded by the coding sequence ATGCTGCATCGACTTTTCGCCAACGCAACCCCTGCCCATGCCCACTGCGATCTGTACTGCGGCGTCTACGATCCCGCGCAGGCCAAGATCGAGGCGCTGTCCTGCCTGAAAACGATTCAGAAGTACCACGATTCGGACGATGAGCACTTCAAGACCCGCGCGATCATCATCAAGGAGCGGCAGGCCGAAGAGGTCAAGCACCACCTGATGGTGCTGTGGGCCGACTTCTTCACCAAGGACCACTTCGAGCAGTTCCCGAACCTGCACCAGCTGTTCTGGGACGGCGTGCACGGCGCCGGCGACGTGAAGAAGTCGCTGGACGCGGCGGTGGCCGAGAAGCTGCTCAAGACGATCGACGAGATCGCCGACATCTTCTGGCAGACCGACAAGGGCAAGCAGATGGGCGTCTACCCGCCCGCCTGA
- a CDS encoding CPBP family intramembrane glutamic endopeptidase has protein sequence MSSPADRLTDAQRRALRIEIAVVLAVTFALSAYTALLRLIEAVLLGLSGRTVALNPRRSPFSLIDLGLNLAGLFQLLAWGGLALYLLWRGGDGPARIGLGRIRWRSDVLGGVGLALLIGVPGLALYQIARLLGMNASVEPAELNDTWWRIPVLLLLSFGNGWAEEVVVVGFLLTRLRQLRVNPWLALVISSLLRGTYHLYQGFGAGLGNVAMGLVFGYAWQRTGRLWPLIIAHTLIDAVAFVGYSLLAGRLGWLQ, from the coding sequence GTGAGCTCGCCCGCCGACCGGCTGACCGATGCGCAGCGGCGCGCCCTGCGCATCGAGATCGCCGTCGTGCTGGCGGTGACCTTCGCGCTCAGCGCATACACCGCACTGCTGCGACTGATCGAGGCCGTGCTGCTCGGACTGTCCGGGCGGACGGTGGCGCTCAACCCCCGCCGCTCGCCGTTCAGCCTCATCGACCTGGGCCTCAACCTGGCCGGGCTGTTCCAGCTGCTGGCCTGGGGCGGGCTCGCGCTCTACCTGCTGTGGCGCGGTGGCGACGGCCCCGCACGCATCGGCCTGGGCCGAATCCGTTGGCGCTCCGATGTTCTCGGCGGTGTGGGGCTGGCGCTGCTGATCGGCGTACCCGGTCTGGCCCTCTATCAGATCGCTCGCCTGCTGGGGATGAACGCCTCCGTCGAACCTGCCGAGCTCAACGACACCTGGTGGCGCATCCCGGTGCTGCTGCTGCTGTCGTTCGGCAACGGGTGGGCCGAGGAGGTGGTCGTGGTGGGTTTCCTGCTGACCCGGTTGCGCCAGCTGCGGGTCAATCCCTGGCTGGCGCTGGTGATCTCGAGCCTGCTGCGCGGGACCTACCACCTGTACCAGGGTTTCGGCGCGGGACTGGGCAATGTCGCGATGGGACTGGTGTTCGGCTACGCGTGGCAACGCACCGGCCGGCTGTGGCCGCTGATCATCGCGCACACACTGATCGACGCGGTCGCTTTCGTCGGATACTCGTTGCTCGCGGGCCGACTGGGCTGGTTGCAGTAG
- a CDS encoding S24/S26 family peptidase, with the protein MRPTLQPGDGLLAVRCGAPKTGQLRVFPDPLKSSRYLIKRVGNVRPLQDGTIFEAVSDNAGAPGVTDSRQFGWVPAARSYRVLWTVRTGPRGEG; encoded by the coding sequence ATGCGTCCGACTCTGCAGCCCGGCGACGGACTGCTCGCGGTGCGGTGCGGCGCCCCGAAGACGGGGCAGTTGCGGGTTTTCCCCGACCCGCTGAAGTCGTCTCGCTATCTCATCAAGCGCGTCGGGAACGTACGTCCCTTGCAGGACGGCACGATCTTCGAAGCCGTGTCCGACAACGCGGGCGCGCCCGGGGTGACCGATTCGCGACAGTTCGGCTGGGTGCCGGCGGCGCGGTCCTACCGGGTGTTGTGGACGGTGCGGACCGGCCCTCGAGGCGAGGGTTAG